From Suncus etruscus isolate mSunEtr1 chromosome 6, mSunEtr1.pri.cur, whole genome shotgun sequence, one genomic window encodes:
- the LOC126011490 gene encoding NADH dehydrogenase [ubiquinone] 1 alpha subcomplex subunit 1 produces the protein MWFEILPGLAIMGVCICIPGVATAYIHRFSNGGKEKRIAYFPYQWQMMERDRRVSGVNRYYASKGLENID, from the coding sequence ATGTGGTTCGAGATTCTTCCCGGGTTAGCCATCATGGGCGTGTGCATCTGCATCCCTGGAGTGGCCACGGCGTACATCCATCGGTTCTCGAATGGGGGCAAGGAAAAAAGAATCGCTTATTTTCCATACCAATGGCAAATGATGGAAAGAGATAGGCGTGTCTCTGGAGTGAACCGTTACTACGCATCAAAGGGTTTGGAGAACATTGATTAA
- the NXT1 gene encoding NTF2-related export protein 1: MASVDFKTYVDQACRAAEEFVNVYYTTMDKRRRMLSRLYMGTATLVWNGNAVSGQESLSEFFELLPSSEFQINVVDCQPVHDEATPSQTTVLVVICGSVKFEGNKQRDFNQTFILTAQASPNNTVWKIASDCFRFQDWAN; encoded by the coding sequence ATGGCATCAGTGGATTTCAAGACCTATGTGGATCAAGCCTGCAGAGCAGCTGAAGAGTTTGTTAATGTCTACTATACCACCATGGATAAGCGGCGACGGATGCTGTCTCGCCTGTACATGGGAACAGCGACCCTTGTTTGGAATGGAAATGCTGTTTCTGGACAAGAGTCTTTGAGTGAGTTCTTTGAACTGTTGCCTTCCAGTGAATTCCAAATTAATGTGGTAGACTGCCAACCTGTTCATGATGAAGCCACACCAAGCCAGACCACAGTCCTCGTTGTCATCTGTGGATCAGTAAAGTTTGAGGGTAACAAACAACGGGACTTCAACCAGACCTTCATCCTCACTGCTCAAGCCTCACCTAATAACACAGTGTGGAAGATAGCAAGTGACTGTTTCCGCTTTCAGGACTGGGCTAACTAG